A genomic segment from Drosophila miranda strain MSH22 chromosome 3, D.miranda_PacBio2.1, whole genome shotgun sequence encodes:
- the LOC117188391 gene encoding uncharacterized protein LOC117188391 gives MSKFVMVALAFAAVCLILASAAPAPAAQLLDAQTAIQKIIAAYNRIPGRSVVHPAEVATVIDPNTFVAYY, from the exons ATGTCGAAATTTGTCATGGTTGCCCTGGCATTTGCCGCCGTCTGCCTGATCCTGGCCAGCGCCGCCCCTGCACCTGCCGCACAGCTGCTGGATGCACAGACAGCCATCCAGAAGATAATTG CTGCCTACAATCGCATTCCAGGACGCTCTGTCGTCCACCCTGCGGAGGTGGCCACCGTGATTGATCCAAACACATTTGTGGCCTACTACTGA